Proteins encoded together in one Prunus dulcis chromosome 3, ALMONDv2, whole genome shotgun sequence window:
- the LOC117621051 gene encoding LOW QUALITY PROTEIN: ATPase 10, plasma membrane-type-like (The sequence of the model RefSeq protein was modified relative to this genomic sequence to represent the inferred CDS: deleted 1 base in 1 codon), which yields MAEDLDKPLLDPENFNRDGVDLERLPLEEVFEQLRTSPQGLSSEDAEARLKIFGFNKLEEKTENKFLKFLSFMWNPLSWVMEAAAVMALVLANGGGEGPDWQDFLGIIILLIINSTISFIEENNAGNAASALMARLAPKTRVLRDGRWQEQDASILVPGDIISIKLGDIVPADARLLEGDPLKIDQSALTGESLPVTKRTGDEVFSGSTCKQGEIEAVVIATGVHSFFGKAAHLVDSTEVVGHFQQVLTAIGNFCICSIAVGMILEIIVMFPIQHRSYRDGINNLLVLLIGGIPIAMPTVLSVTLAIGSHRLSQQGAITKRMTAIEEMAGMDVLCSDKTGTLTLNRLTVDRNLVEVFNKDIDKDAVILFAARAARLENQDAIDAAIVNMLADPKEARANITEVHFLPFNPVDKRTAITYIDADGNWYRASKGAPEQILDLCPEKDEIAGRVHNIIDKFAERGLRSLGVAYQEIPEKTKESPGGPWTFCGLLPLFDPPRHDSAETIRRALNLGVCVKMITGDQLAIAKETGRRLGMGTNMYPSSSLLGRDRDKEEHEALPVDELIEKADGFAGVFPEHKYEIVKILQEKKHVVGMTGDGVNDAPALKKADIGIAVADATDAARSASDIVLTEPGLSVIVSAVLTSRAIFQRMKNYTIYAVSITIRIVLGFVLLALIWEYDFPPFMVLIIAILNDGTIMTISQDRVKPSPKPDSWKLNEIFATGIVIGTYLALVTVLFYWVVVGTDFFETTFHVRDLSSNSEEISSAIYLQVSIISQXXXIFVTRSQGWSFLERPGTLLMCAFVLAQLVATLIAVYARISFAYISGIGWGWAGVIWLYSLIFYIPLDIIKFAIRYGLSGDAWNLLFDRKTAFTSKKDYGKEDRAAKWVLSQRSLQGLADMEINKTGKRSSLIAEQARRRAEIARLGEIHTLRGHVESVVRLKNLDLGVIQSAHTV from the exons ATGGCTGAAGATCTAGATAAACCACTGTTGGATCCTGAGAATTTCAATAGAGATGGTGTCGATTTG GAACGCTTACCATTGGAAGAAGTTTTCGAACAACTGAGGACATCACCGCAAGGACTTTCATCCGAAGATGCTGAAGCCAGATTGAAGATTTTTGGCTTTAACAAGCTTGAAGAGAAGACG GAGAACAAATTTTTGAAGTTTCTTAGTTTCATGTGGAACCCCTTGTCATGGGTTATGGAAGCTGCAGCAGTGATGGCACTTGTCCTTGCTAATGGTGGA GGCGAAGGTCCTGACTGGCAGGACTTTTTGGGGATTATTATCCTGTTAATAATCAATTCAACAATTAGTTTCATAGAGGAGAACAATGCAGGGAATGCTGCATCAGCTCTTATGGCTCGTTTAGCTCCGAAGACAAGG GTTCTCAGAGATGGGCGCTGGCAAGAGCAAGATGCATCTATTTTGGTACCAGGAGATATAATCAGCATAAAGCTGGGGGATATCGTTCCAGCTGATGCTCGCCTACTTGAAGGAGACCCTTTAAAAATTGACCAG TCAGCTCTTACAGGAGAGTCTCTACCTGTCACCAAGAGGACAGGAGATGAAGTGTTTTCTGGTTCAACATGTAAGCAGGGAGAGATTGAAGCTGTAGTGATAGCAACTGGGGTTCACTCCTTTTTCGGAAAAGCAGCACATTTAGTTGACTCCACAGAGGTTGTTGGACATTTCCAGCAG GTCCTTACCGCGATTGGGAACTTCTGCATTTGCTCTATAGCTGTGGGAATGATTCTTGAAATCATTGTCATGTTCCCCATACAGCACCGCTCTTACAGGGATGGGATCAACAACCTTCTTGTTCTCTTAATTGGAGGAATACCGATTGCTATGCCAACAGTGTTATCTGTGACACTTGCAATTGGTTCTCATAGACTCTCTCAACAG GGTGCCATTACAAAAAGGATGACGGCAATTGAAGAAATGGCGGGAATGGATGTCCTCTGCAGTGACAAAACTGGAACTCTCACCCTTAATCGCCTCACTGTTGATCGAAATCTAGTCGAG GTTTTCAACAAAGACATAGACAAGGATGCAGTTATCTTGTTTGCAGCCAGAGCAGCAAGACTAGAGAATCAGGATGCTATTGATGCAGCCATTGTCAATATGCTTGCTGATCCAAAGGAG GCAAGAGCAAACATCACAGAAGTGCATTTTCTACCTTTCAATCCAGTGGACAAGCGTACTGCAATTACATACATTGATGCTGATGGTAACTGGTATCGGGCCAGCAAAGGAGCTCCGGAACAG ATTCTAGATCTATGCCCCGAGAAAGATGAGATTGCTGGAAGAGTGCATAACATTATTGACAAATTTGCTGAAAGGGGATTGCGGTCTCTTGGAGTTGCTTATCAG GAAATTCCagaaaaaactaaagaaagCCCTGGAGGTCCTTGGACATTTTGTGGGTTGTTGCCCTTGTTTGATCCTCCAAGGCATGATAGTGCTGAGACTATTCGAAGAGCACTTAACCTTGGAGTCTGTGTGAAGATGATTACAG GTGATCAGTTGGCAATTGCAAAGGAGACAGGGCGACGACTTGGGATGGGAACAAACATGTACCCTTCCTCTTCATTGTTGGGCCGTGACCGTGACAAAGAAGAACACGAAGCTCTTCCAGTGGATGAGTTGATTGAGAAGGCTGATGGCTTTGCTGGAGTCTTCCCTG AACACAAGTACGAAATCGTAAAAATTTTACAAGAAAAGAAGCATGTGGTTGGAATGACCGGAGATGGTGTTAACGATGCACCTGCTTTAAAGAAAGCAGACATTGGTATAGCAGTGGCAGATGCCACAGATGCTGCAAGAAGTGCTTCTGACATAGTCTTAACTGAGCCTGGCTTAAGTGTGATTGTCAGCGCTGTCCTGACCAGTAGAGCTATATTCCAAAGAATGAAGAATTATACA ATATATGCTGTCTCTATAACCATAAGGATAGTG CTTGGTTTCGTGCTTCTTGCGTTGATATGGGAATATGACTTCCCACCTTTCATGGTTCTGATTATAGCAATACTCAATGATG GAACCATCATGACGATTTCCCAGGATCGTGTAAAGCCCTCTCCAAAGCCTGACAGTTGGAAGCTTAATGAGATATTTGCAACTGGCATTGTCATTGGCACATATCTTGCTTTGGTAACTGTATTATTTTACTGGGTTGTAGTCGGCACCGACTTCTTTGAG ACCACCTTCCATGTAAGAGATTTATCCAGCAACAGCGAGGAAATTTCATCTGCTATATATCTGCAAGTTAGCATCATTAGCCAG NNNNNNNNCATATTTGTTACAAGAAGCCAGGGATGGTCATTTCTTGAGAGGCCTGGAACTCTCTTGATGTGCGCATTTGTGCTGGCTCAACTG GTGGCTACTTTGATTGCTGTATATGCAAGAATCAGCTTTGCTTATATCAGTGGCATTGGATGGGGATGGGCTGGTGTCATATGGTTGTACAGTTTGATTTTCTACATTCCCCTGGATATCATCAAATTTGCAATTCGCTACGGCTTGAGTGGAGATGCCTGGAATCTATTGTTTGATAGGAAG aCGGCTTTCACTTCTAAGAAAGATTATGGGAAAGAAGATAGGGCAGCCAAGTGGGTACTTTCTCAGAGAAGTTTACAAGGGTTGGCAGACATGGAGATCAATAAGACCGGCAAGCGATCTTCTTTGATCGCAGAACAGGCCAGGCGGCGTGCTGAAATAGCCAG GCTGGGAGAGATACACACTCTGAGAGGACATGTAGAATCTGTAGTGAGGCTCAAGAATCTGGACTTAGGTGTTATTCAATCAGCCCATACTGTCTGA